ttatatatttatgagtGTATTAATATATCCTGTAATTATACAGTGAGGCCTTTTAAAACATACAAACTTAACattacatatatttgtattaaaatctctcgtagaaaaaatgtataagaaTAATTGCTTTTGCATAAAAGAAGAGGTAGTTgttcttataaataaaatacaaattcagttTCGCTTTGAATAGGTAACACTGtcttacaaaaaaagaaaacagttAAAGTGCTCTCTTATTCaaatcaatttcattttaatgcaCTTATTTTACTTAATTGTGAGCTCGGTTTAGTGAATGACGTACAAAAAATTGACACTTAATCATCATTTTTTTCGCCACATGAATTTTGATGAGCTCccatatcaataaataatgagtttatttaattattttctgatTAATTGTAGGGTACCCAAGCGGGTAAGCGAACTCCAATGTCCAACTATAATTGAATGATGCAGCAGGAATGCCGCTGTTTTTCATTGCAGTTTTTGTAAAAGGAACCTCCCGGGCAATTCTTGAATTCACTCGCAAAGGAAAACACTTGAAAACTGTTTGGGCGTGACCTGCGGCAGCTGCCAAAGCCGCCCGCCTGCAGACCATTCAATTTCCCCGCCCCCTGAGGTCACCGCCTGCCAACAATTTTCATAATCATTTAACGGTTTCGCGGCTGGAAAATGGGGGCGTTTGCCGGGGGGCTTCAGGGCCACTCTCGATGGCCATTAAGTTTATCGAAGAACGCTCAAAGAGGGTGCACTTGAAGGAGCCTGTAGGGCCCAGGTCCTACGCACACTTGCCAGTAAAATCATCCGAAAATtggcatttaaaaatttaaaattctattCTTTATATTCCTATATAGTTTTAAAAGCCAGAATTTCAAATTCCCTTTAGATTTTTGTATAGAAACTTAATTTAGCCAACAAATTCAACAgccaaaatcaattttaaattattcattcCTCAAAAAAGCTAGCTAGGGCCTTTAGATAATAAATTTCTTCaagtttttagatttttccaAGTGTACACCATTTTACCCGTACTGCCGCCACCTTTGCCCTTTTTTTGGAGCTCACAAACCGCACACTTGACTCAAGAAGGTGGCAACTTCCACCTGCTCCTGGCCTAATGCCGCTCGGAGCTGGGGCTACTTGGCCACTTGGGATTAAGTCGACCAGGAAACGCGGAAATGGCACGGAGAACGAAGAACGAAGCACGGAACACGGAGCATGGAGCATCATTGCCGTCTTGGCCTGGCCAGAAGTTTGAAGAAGTTTAAGGCACTCGAGACACTTTGGCAACTTTCTGGCCGGGTGCAAAGCGAGCAGCCCCGAGGGTTTATCAAACTAACGACCTTTGTTGATGagtggccgccgccgccgccgccccaCGAAGAGTCCCATTGATTTTCCGGAAGGACAGGTCGCTGACAGGCGACGGGAAAATGCATCTGCATAATTGGCAATGAGTTATGCGGAATCAATGGATTGCCCTGCGGTCTGACACATTAGACACTGAAGCTCCTCAGCGCTAAGCTGGGCAAATAAATGGAATGAAACTGCACTTAGTGTCAGCAGGTTTGACAGCTCCGAAGGTCGCGGAGCGGGTAAGCTGCTTAAAACGCTTAAAATGCTTTTCCCGCCGCGTTACACACCGAAATCAGCAGCTAGGATAACCTAGCCTCACATAGCTCTGCCGGTTTCTCGGTCTCTAGAGCTCTCGTGCTCTCAGCTTTCCCGTTCTCTCTCgctttttataacaaattgGATTTGGGAAAAATCGCTCACCTTTCATTTCACCTGGATTAATGGCGTCGAGGCGAGCGATGAGTTTTCGGCGCACACAGTGCCAGAGCTGCGATGGCTAAGTGCTGGGTTCGAGCTTGTTACACCTGCCAAAAATATCGACATTATATTTGTCagtacttaaaaaatatcttgtatttgtattgttttttaaaatcatttctCGCAGTGCCTCGGGGTCCACTGGCGGGGGGGTTGAAAAAATACTTTTcgttacctttttttttttagccaaaTGGACTCGCTGGGATTTTGCACGCTGATTGGGCGAGCTGCCAGCTTGGACACCTGTAATACGATGAATAAATTAAGTGGTTAAGTTAAAGTAATTGAAAAGCGATTAAGTTGGATACACTCATTCCGTGTTGATGGTTGCCCCGCGAGATTGGATTTCTCTGTCTGAGCTGCAGGTATTTTTAGAGCCCCAAAGTGCAGACACAAACCGAGCTAAGCTCTTGTCTAACTTTAGACAGTTGAGTGGAGCCAGACAAGCTCCCACTCAGGCATACAAAAGATGTTGGCGAGTGCTCATAATAGAACGCTCTATTCCCCGAATTCAATAACATAATTGCTGCCATTTTCGTGGGCTGCAATATGGGCCAACATTTCCATCACATATCTGATTACTACCAGCACAATGCCCAATATTCCCACTGAATATCTTCCGCATTTCGTATATCAGTGCAGTCCATGCTAATGGTCTATATATAAGCTATCCCCTCAGCTCCGTCATTGTCGTCAGCATTATTTGCATATTCTGCGCAAAATTTACTCTTCCTCGCTCAGACAATCCCACTGCAAGTAAGTGTCTCGTCTAGAACAAGgataaggaaaaataatactGTGAGAAAATGGGGCTTcgaattaaaagaaatttaatttatgcatattaatactttaaaaatattcttaaatattcagCCAGATAAAGCTTATTTTGTACTATTATggcaaacaaatattattgaaaTCTAAAAATTCACATCCAGTACTTTCTCTCAGTGAAGAAAATCACAGAAGAGAGAAAAATAGGACAACAAATTTGCGGCCTATTTGGGAGGGGCGGCACTTGCCACATCACACTCCCTTTCCCAGAGTTTTCTCCGAGTTTTCATTTCAAAAGGAGGCAACAATAAACTTTGGTTAACTCTTTatacctttatttttttctttttggcagccCCAAGTGAAGTGAAATAGAAAAACGCATAAATAAGCAACACAAAAACCGAAATTTGCCAATAAAGCGGTAGAAAAAGTTTTTTGTGAGGGCAGACACCAAAATCGCTTGAGTtgccatttaatttttacatatttctgCTCAATTGTTGCATAATCAAGGCATTAAAAGAAACGCTTACACCAATTTGAGCCTCCCTCGATCGGCTTCCGGCCCACTTTCCCCACGAATGGCTCCCCGAATTGGCAACTTCAAAGTCTGGCATAAATATTACCCTTCGCCCCTGTTTTGTTTGTGTATTCAGTTTTGCGTTACAGGTGATTGCATTTGCCTTTCCGTTTGTTTCCTTCTCTGTTTGTTTAGGTAACAATATATTGGCTTGTAGCGGCCAAGAAGGGGGAAAACTTAGTGGCTGACTTGGGGAGTCGTGGTTGGGGAAGGGAAAGTCAGAGCGGAGTTTTCAGCGGACGGGGTTACGCGGATTTGGATGACAAATATTTGtcgaaaatatgaaaatttaatgGTTTACGTGATGAATTTAATAAGAACTTGCAGGCCAAGGCAGGGGTAAAATTAAAGCCTGTAAAAGAATGATTGGAGAAGAGTAGAGATATCGTGTTATCTTACCTTCTCTTTAATACTTATTTAACTCCGCTTTAAATAAtaccataaataaaatagttattACAATTTATAGATAATGTTTTTCCGTCTATATTTTCCGTTTATATTAATGTACTTAAAATAATCAATCACCCTTTTCCCTGTACCTAAGCTCTTACTACAGGTAGAAGCAATGTTAAGGTAAACCATACATCACCCTGGCTTACTCCATTTTCCGTGCAGATTGCTTGGCCCAGAGAAGCAATCGAAATTAAACCCACAAcgtaaagtaaataaatttaacaaaatggAATGCTGAAATTATTTCCCCAGGTCGTTCAGACACTCACACCGAGACCTGCACACACATATGGAGCTACCACCCGCTCACAAAACGATAAATTGCTAGTGCAATGTTAGCAATTGCTGTTAGCCATTACGTATCCGCCGCGTTGCACCAAAAACAAGTACtagcagttgcagcagcagaagcatcGCAAAAAGTACACttgattgatgaaaaacctTTGCGAAATGTCAATCCAACATAATTGAGTCATGTGCTGCCGCTGCCCTCTTTctcccccgaaaaaaaaacagcaactaGAGTCCATCGGCAAAGGGAAAACGTGAAAAGTGGCAGCTGCAAATAAAAAGTGGCAGACTGAAATTCGTATGCGGGATCGGGTATATAGTATCAATGCACTCCGAGTGCACACTGTACCAGTCGCACTGGCCCTGGCCAAAAGCATCATTACCAGCTCCATACGTCGCGACCGCCGCAGCTTAAAGTCACTCAGGTGCGGTGGCCAAGGCGAAATGCACATTACCCATTACACATCCAACATGGCAGGGCCCAGCAACAAATGTGGCACCAGCGATGCGCCAGTGAGTCACGGGTTTATCTTGAAGTGAGTTCTAGATGCAACACGAACTCAAAACATCTGGTATTCCCTTACttttaaatttccttttaaatagAAAGTTGAAGAGACCCTAAAGAGTACTACAAATTTCTGTAACAGGTAGATCTttagataatttttttaacacaAATAGTATTTCGCATAGCTTTTAGTATATTTCCCAAATCGTGCAGAGTCACGGTGCCTTAACCAAGCTGTAATGGCAAGAAAATTAATGCCGGGAAGTAAATGCTGCTGACTACGGTCCCTCGACGGCGACCGAGACGATATAgttgacgatgatgatggcaGGGCGATGGAACCAATGAAGGAAATCCAGGTGAGCCCTGCCCCATCGAAGCACCTGCAATAGACCGCAGAACAAGTGGCAGCCAAAGTCGTTTCGAGTAAGTGtgacaaaatataaatctttCCCTCGCAAGCTGAGTGTGCTTGTGTATGTtgggatatatatgtatatgtatgtatatggcAGAGTAACCCGAACACATAAGCTGCAGTTGGTCAGGCGCGCTCGTTAAACTGGACAGCCCcactgctgctgatgttgccgTTGTacttgatgttgctgctggagTTGCTGCTTTTGGTGTTGCTGCAGCCGAAGGACCAAACATCCTGGCCACAGAGCATCAGCTGCAGCTGTTTACGACCTACGCCAAGAGAGTTCAGCTGGGGGGCTCTCATCTGAGTCTGGTGGAGAGGATGTTTTTGGGGCATGGCACTTGTTACGACCCGACAAAATATACCAACATTATGGGACataaaaggaagaaaaaatgCCAGAGGAGGGGAAATATTGCTCCAGTTTTcgaaaagaatattttaagaagGCGCGGAAATCATAACactaagaaaaaaatgtaattaaatttaatttaaaattgggTTTAACTGAATAAAAGTATTATGTGAAAAGAAAGAGCATATAAGAaccatatattttccattagaatttttagtttgtaatgtgtgtgtgacttaattaatattattttgctttaatatcttctttatttctttcaaAACGGACTGTATTTTCATTAATATCCCAAATAGGATCTCTCAATAATATTCACAGAGTGGCTAGAATTCCAGGAcaaatagtaaaatatatactaaaatCAAATAACCATTATTTCCCCTTCAAAACCTAAAAACTCGCAGCCCATCCCGAAAGGGAAAATCCCATTATTCTCCGAAGTTCTCGTTTTTTCTCAAACCCATGCGCATGCTCCACTTCTCTCTCGTGAACTACAAAACCGAACCACATGAAATGAGTGGAAAAAATGTCGCTTTAGTTGGAGAATTTTAAACAGCCTCTCCTGATTTTCGACCGAGAAGTCGCCTCCCATGAAAGTAAAAACAAACCTGGCAAACAAAATCAGTCAAAAGGGCCTTCTTTTACTGCGTAAAACTCACCGGCACACACATGTGCTGCTGACTTGGCTAAGACTCCACACATAGTGCATATAGTTGGCCCACAAATACACGGGGCGACAGCCGGGCCGAAATGGAAATATGAAGAGCAATCCCCTTAGGATTTGGGCGCACTGTTTGCGCGCACTCTCGAAAACTTGGGTGCACCTTAAGAGGGGATCCCCCGAACTTTGACAATCTAAGCAGTTTACTGTGTCAATATGTTACGTTCGCTGCTCGTCCCGCAGCCGAACTCCGCATAACTTATGCATGCAAATTTCCCGCCCAAAAAGGTGGAGGACAAAGGCAACAGAATCGCAGTAAATGCGGTTATTGCAGCGATTATTTTAATGGCTCTTCTCGGTTGTTTGATGCCACCGAACTTAACGTACTTGCGCCGTTCATGAGTTCTCTGTTTCTCGGGCGGATGCCAATGCAGATGTATTTAACACCTGCAAAGTTTCGTGCTGCCTTCGAGTCTACAAAAGAGTCATTTGTTAGCCTGTTCCGGGAGTGCAAGTCGGCTTCATTGGGCACACCGatttgaaattcaaatttttaagcTGCCGCAAAATCGAAAAGTTGGCCAAGTCCCCAATCTAAGTGCTCGATGCGATGCGAAAGTTTTCGAGCTAAAGTTTCGATGGCAAAATACTTTACGCCATGCAATTGATATATTTTCAGGGCGATGCCGAAACAAAGGCGATAATGTTGCATTATTTGCTGCAGTTCAACATTGAATTTTTGCCAAAACAAATTTCAGATTTAAATTTGAAGTATtgttaaaattacaaataaaattatctatTAAAAGCAACAACTATCTGATTGTAAAACGTTtcttaaaaatagaaaataaggTATTTTTTCGCAAAATTAAGCATTGTCGAACTTTGGGGCATAATTCACACACAAACTCAGCCCCAAATTGCTGCTTCttataatttccttttttatatattttttaatttacactAAATATGGCAACGATGTCGGAGGCGACAGTAGCACAACAGGGCGCATCGGCAGCAccgcctccacctccacctccgaATGCCGTTCCACCTCAACCGCCCACAACCACAAGTCTGAGTCTGAGtttgcttatattttatttgtggcTAAAAATTGCATTCATGAATAATTCAGTGAAGTGAAAAATTTGGGGTTTTCTTCGTTGTTCCGTCTCCCAGTGCttttcgaaaaataaatgctGCCAgaattcgtttttattttttgtgcagCCACTTCCGGTGGAGCAGCGACATCCCCTCCCCTGCGCGTTTCGTAATGTGTGCGGGTTATCAACATTTTGggttaatatttaatgtaaatgACAGGCAGACCACAATGAAGCCTCGGACAGGGACTCGGGCCCCGGAACACCGCCTCTATCTCCCTTTAAACTTACACTTAGTTTGCATAACATCCGAAATGAAGTTCCCAATACTCGCCATGTAAATGAGTCGCCGCGAAACGGAGACATTTTATGCAGATCGAAAGTCCCAGGGAGTACGAGTACTCGGAATATTTCTGCTGCGCGATttatgtttctgttttttggcctgctcctcctcgacTGCGACACATAAACTACCAACTattctataaattaaaattgtaaaaatattccGGCGAACTTTGTGACATTTTGCATTGCAATAACCGTCTCAGGCTGCACCTCTTGTCTATGCagtttgttatatatttttatttattccgaAGATCGCATAAATATTTGGGCAATACATTAGTTTTACTTTACGGACATGGTTCCAGGTAAGGGCTGCGCActgcaaaatttatatttccatACATTCAGAAGTTCATTCAGGAAAACTCATGTGACATAATAAAGTCAAAGCGATCCTGCTCCTTCTTGGACAATCGGTAAAAGTTACGGTTTGTGTTATCTATCTCCACATTACTGTGATAAGGTGGCCACAAGGTGGTGTAGGACATCACGCTGCAAGAAGAAATTTAAGGCCAAGTTCGTTACCTTTCTAGAGGCGCTTACCGCACAAAGTAGGCCGCCTCGAGAGCGGTATTCTGGTATTCAATCAATTTAGAAATCTCAGTATTAAGCTGGCGATTGTACCTGATGGTGTCACTCATTAGGCGCTCCCTGCACCTCACTTCCCTGCGGTATTCAAATTTAGTAGCGATAGAGCGATGATCTGATTAGCACAGCCTTACACAGGCACCTTGAAGTTGGTGTAGCTGGGATCCATGAGACAGATATCATGATCATCGTGCTTCGGCTTATACGTGAAATATTCTGTAATCGGTTTATCGTCAAACTGGCCCATATATCTTTTATCATCATCATGACGTTTTATGTGCCTTTCAAGAATAGTCCGATTGTCC
Above is a genomic segment from Drosophila kikkawai strain 14028-0561.14 chromosome 3R, DkikHiC1v2, whole genome shotgun sequence containing:
- the LOC108085403 gene encoding uncharacterized protein, whose translation is MESRKSTTLRGSVMRSSLSASQRPSQRASQWANQRASQFAAMRMSRATTKIDIPMMDNRTILERHIKRHDDDKRYMGQFDDKPITEYFTYKPKHDDHDICLMDPSYTNFKVPVEVRCRERLMSDTIRYNRQLNTEISKLIEYQNTALEAAYFVRVMSYTTLWPPYHSNVEIDNTNRNFYRLSKKEQDRFDFIMSHEFS